A window of Syntrophorhabdaceae bacterium genomic DNA:
ATCAGCAATACGGCGTGAAAATCAACTACCAGGGCATAGGCTCCGGGGGCGGCATCAACCAGCTCATCAAGCGGACGGTCGATTTCGGCGGCACCGACGCCTTCATGACCGCGAAGGAGCTGAAAGACGCGGGCGCCCCTGTCCTCCACATCCCCACCTGCCTCGGGGCGGTGGTGGTCACTTACAACCTGCCGGGAAACCCCAAGCTCAAGTTTTCGCCCGATGTAGTGGCCGATATTTTCCTCGGCAAGATCTCCAAGTGGAACGATCCCAGGATCGCGGCCCTCAACCCCGACGCCAGGCTGCCCGCTCAGACGATCAGCGTGGTCCACCGGGCGGACGGGAGCGGGACTACCTATATCTTCAGCGATTACTTAAGTAAGGTGAGCAAGGACTGGAAAGAAAAGATAGGCGCGGGCAAGGCGCTCAACTGGCCCGCGGGGCAGATCGGACAGAAGGGCAACCCCGGCGTGGCGGGATACGTGAAACAGACAACGGGCGGGATCGGATATGTGGAGCTTATCTATGCCCTTCAGAATAAAATGGTGTACGGCGCCATCAAGAACAAGGCGGGAAAATTCATAGAGCCCACCGTCAAATCGGTGAGCGCCTCCGCGAACGTGAAGCTTCCCGACGATACGAACGCGTCGCTCACCGATACGGATGGGGCTGACGGCTATCCCATAGGCAGCTTCACATGGCTTATATTCTACAAGGAACAGAATTATGGCGGAAGGAGCAGGGTGCATGCGGAGGCCCTCGTGAAGATGCTCAATTGGATCGTCACGGACGGACAGAAATACGTGGAGCCCCTCCAATACTCGCCCCTTCCAAGGGAAGGGGTACTCAAGGCGCAGAAGATCATTCAGTCCATGACCTACCAGGGCGCGCCGCTCGTGAAGTAGCCCCCTGCCGGATCAACCGGGCA
This region includes:
- the pstS gene encoding phosphate ABC transporter substrate-binding protein PstS, coding for MKELMKSVILGILIIFASVGVSPAKEQELLGAGATFPQPLYSKLFDAYNQQYGVKINYQGIGSGGGINQLIKRTVDFGGTDAFMTAKELKDAGAPVLHIPTCLGAVVVTYNLPGNPKLKFSPDVVADIFLGKISKWNDPRIAALNPDARLPAQTISVVHRADGSGTTYIFSDYLSKVSKDWKEKIGAGKALNWPAGQIGQKGNPGVAGYVKQTTGGIGYVELIYALQNKMVYGAIKNKAGKFIEPTVKSVSASANVKLPDDTNASLTDTDGADGYPIGSFTWLIFYKEQNYGGRSRVHAEALVKMLNWIVTDGQKYVEPLQYSPLPREGVLKAQKIIQSMTYQGAPLVK